The Chordicoccus furentiruminis DNA window GATCAGCGGATACACCGTCTGCCCGCTGCCGTCGATCAGATCGATGCAGAGGGAAGAGCGGACAATATCCGGTCCGAGATAGACGCGTCCGCGGAAAGCGTGGCGTTCGAGTCTCTCCAGCACGGTCCAGCAGGCCCCCTTGACAAAAAGGTTTCCTCCCTCGAATACCTTCGCGCCCCGGGCGCTGAGCGCGCGGACAGACCGTTTCGCCCAATCCTGACTGAATCCGTCTCCTGTGATGAAGATACCTGAAAGGCCTCCCGCACCGGTCCATCTGTCGACCGCCGCAGCGAAGGTCCCGTCCCTCCGGAGCGGATCCTGTTCAAGCGCAAGCCGTTCCGGCTCCGTGATCGTCACTGTGAACGGCTTCCGGCTCCGGTGTTCGTCCATCCGCTGGTATGTGACGGTATCGCCGCGAAACCGGATCAGCGCCATGCCGCGGACCGATATCTCCGGCTTCTGAGAATAGCCGTAATAGTAGAAGCTCTCAAGAGAATCCTGAACGAAGCAGCGCGCCGGGGGAAGCCCGAGTGCCGCCAGCGCGGAGCGGATTTCACTTGCGAGCCGTCCGGTCAGTTCCCCGGTCGTGACACAGATCCCGGCGATACAGCGTACCGGGTCCGTCACACCCAGCAGTTTCAGCGCCTCCCTGAAGAACGCAGCCAGCAGCTGTTCCGCCGTATACACTTTTCCGCCCACATCCGCACTGTCACCCCGTTTCAGGAGATCAAACAGGTCTGTGACCAGAGCGGCCTCCTTCCGTGAGGAAAAATACTCCGCTTCCCGCCCGAAGTACCATTCATCGGAACAGTTTTTTCTCGCGACGGCAGTAGGAAAGAAGAACAGATTCGTCCCGGTCCGTGTGGAAACGGACACCGGCTCCTTCCTCTTCCGGTCGTAGCACGTGATCTGAGACTCCTTCTCTCCGAGTTCAAATCCGATCAGCAAATTCCGCACTTCATTCATCATCCGCTCATCCCTTCTTCCGGTCCGACGTCCTCAGGCTTCCGTTATCCTGATCTTCAGTCCTGCCGCACCGCCTCATCGTCCCCGGGCTCGTTATTCCGGCCGGAAGAGCCGCTCCGCCTGACGTCTCGCTCTCCTGAACGACAGAAGCTCCTTACGAAGCGCGTCCGTGTCTCCGTCCGCCTTCGCCTTCAGCATCCGGTTGATTCTCTGGTAGCAGCCCGTCCCCTGCAGATCCGACGCGGAGGATGTGACGGCGGTACGGGGTCCGTCCGTCTCTTCTCCCTCATGCGTGACAGTCAGATAATACTCCAGCGTCTCCCCGTAGAAAAGCGTGAATGTCCGCGAACAAATTCCCCGGAAAATCCGCTCACAGTTCTCTGTCTGCCAGGGCTCCTCTTCCTTTCCGCCGTCAGCGGACAGCCTGTAGTGAATCGTTACCCGGTCCGCCGGAGAAACCTTCTTCTCGATGAAAATCCGGTCGCGGACAGGAAGCCCGCTCACAAACGAATCCGGAAGATCCTGATAGAAACGGAAAAACAGGCCGCGTGCCCGGCTCTCCTCCAGCAGGATTTCTGTCAGCTGTTTCTCCTCCGCTGTCAGCTCCTCCCTGTCGAGGCTGTACTTCTCGGATACAGCCCTGAGATACAGCAGCTTCACCGCGCCGTCCGTGATGTCTCCGGACCGCAGCTGGCTGCCCGCGAAGGATGCTGTCCACGGATCGATCCGTCCCGGCTCCCCGAGCATTGCATCCGCGTAAAATGCCAG harbors:
- a CDS encoding DUF5716 family protein — its product is MMNEVRNLLIGFELGEKESQITCYDRKRKEPVSVSTRTGTNLFFFPTAVARKNCSDEWYFGREAEYFSSRKEAALVTDLFDLLKRGDSADVGGKVYTAEQLLAAFFREALKLLGVTDPVRCIAGICVTTGELTGRLASEIRSALAALGLPPARCFVQDSLESFYYYGYSQKPEISVRGMALIRFRGDTVTYQRMDEHRSRKPFTVTITEPERLALEQDPLRRDGTFAAAVDRWTGAGGLSGIFITGDGFSQDWAKRSVRALSARGAKVFEGGNLFVKGACWTVLERLERHAFRGRVYLGPDIVRSSLCIDLIDGSGQTVYPLIRAGVNWFENESVCEIIPDGRKDLVVTVISMDGTQHRNERYLPDGLPDRPNRATRLRLAASCTGTDEARLEVTDLGFGEWFPSSGKRWTYTVPLAFSSFKAKEGASST